In one Rhodohalobacter sp. 614A genomic region, the following are encoded:
- a CDS encoding monovalent cation/H+ antiporter subunit D family protein, with protein sequence MDISIVPLLAILTSLAAVPLILFSSKKPNLREGWTILAGVVKFGLVLSLLPGAIAGKSVELHLFNLAPDMPFALNADPLGVFFAVIASGLWIFTSFYSIGYMRGAGEKKQTRYFASFAVCLSATIGIAFSANLLTFIVFYEMLTLATYPLVIHKETKKAINAGRKYLSYTLTAGLLLIAAAGLTYYYTGSIDFNPEGIFGNANIPHTAMLVTFILFLGGVGVKAGIMPLHSWLPSAMAAPTPVSALLHAVAVVKSGVFAVIRVTGFVFGTDVMASYGLNDILIVLAGATIILASLLAFAQDNLKRRLAYSTVGHLSYIVLGVALMTPLGMQGGIMHIAAHATMKITLFFCAGAIYVNLHRENISQLNGIAKVMPWTMAAFTIGSMGLAGVPPLNGFVSKWFLAMGSLQGDMILPLIILIISGLLNVGYFFPIIQRAYFRKGEGLEKYGEASPFMVVPLFTTAVLSILFGLFPNLFFHFFDLATSIASSLFSGG encoded by the coding sequence ATGGACATTTCTATCGTCCCCTTACTGGCAATTTTAACATCACTGGCGGCTGTGCCATTGATCCTGTTCAGCAGCAAAAAACCAAATCTGCGTGAAGGCTGGACCATCCTTGCCGGTGTTGTAAAATTTGGTCTCGTTTTGTCGTTGCTTCCCGGAGCCATTGCCGGAAAAAGCGTAGAACTGCATCTGTTTAATCTCGCCCCCGATATGCCGTTTGCATTGAATGCAGACCCGCTCGGGGTTTTCTTTGCTGTCATTGCATCCGGTCTTTGGATTTTTACATCGTTCTATTCTATCGGGTATATGCGCGGAGCCGGTGAGAAAAAGCAAACCCGCTATTTCGCAAGTTTTGCCGTTTGTCTTTCTGCCACAATCGGGATTGCATTCTCGGCCAACCTCCTCACATTTATCGTGTTCTACGAAATGTTGACGCTGGCCACCTATCCCCTTGTGATTCATAAAGAAACGAAGAAAGCCATCAATGCCGGGCGAAAATATTTATCCTACACTTTAACGGCCGGATTATTACTGATTGCCGCAGCCGGGTTAACTTATTACTACACCGGTTCCATCGATTTTAATCCTGAAGGAATTTTCGGGAATGCCAATATTCCTCATACAGCCATGTTGGTTACCTTCATCCTGTTTCTTGGAGGCGTAGGCGTGAAAGCCGGTATTATGCCACTCCATAGCTGGCTGCCTTCAGCAATGGCCGCTCCCACCCCGGTAAGTGCTTTGTTGCACGCCGTAGCTGTGGTTAAGTCCGGCGTATTTGCTGTAATTCGTGTTACGGGATTTGTATTTGGAACAGATGTAATGGCTTCCTACGGCTTAAATGATATTCTCATTGTTCTTGCCGGAGCGACGATCATTCTGGCTTCACTGCTCGCATTTGCTCAGGATAATTTAAAACGGCGGCTGGCCTATTCAACCGTGGGGCATCTCTCCTATATCGTTTTGGGTGTAGCTTTGATGACACCCCTCGGAATGCAGGGAGGAATTATGCATATTGCCGCTCACGCTACAATGAAAATCACGCTATTCTTTTGTGCAGGAGCTATTTATGTAAACCTTCATAGGGAAAATATCAGTCAATTAAACGGAATTGCAAAGGTCATGCCCTGGACAATGGCCGCATTCACTATTGGCTCGATGGGTCTGGCCGGAGTTCCGCCACTCAACGGATTTGTAAGCAAATGGTTTCTGGCAATGGGATCACTCCAGGGAGATATGATATTGCCGTTAATCATCCTGATCATTAGCGGACTTTTAAATGTCGGATACTTCTTCCCCATTATTCAAAGAGCGTATTTCAGAAAGGGCGAAGGATTGGAAAAATATGGCGAGGCATCTCCTTTCATGGTGGTTCCGTTGTTTACCACGGCCGTTTTATCAATTTTATTCGGATTATTCCCGAATCTGTTTTTCCACTTTTTTGATTTGGCAACCTCCATCGCAAGCAGTTTGTTTTCCGGTGGATGA
- a CDS encoding Na(+)/H(+) antiporter subunit D — MIVDLIFIPAVVMILGAFILPLLPEKTRSSAFLVFPLIALVSLWQYPNDFSLSLHFGSYELIPVYVDGLSRVFAIAFALVALIGGVYALHLKDVGQQSSALVYAGGALGVTLAGDYFTLFVFWELMAVSSVYLIWARKTEETDRAGMRYLIVHMFGGGLLMAGILWHVSETGSLLVESLPYEFTWPSVLMLLGIAVNAAVPPLHAWLADAYPKATITGAIFMCAITTKSAVYVMVRLFPEWSILIWVGVMMGIYGTIFALISNDIRQILSYSIVSQIGYMVAGVGIGSEMALNAATAHAVNNVLFKSLLFMGAGAVIYATGRSKLTELGGLAGKMKAVVALYLVGGLAVSGAPLFNGFTSKTMVVSAAGEAHLEWVMLLLTIASIGSFLHSGLKLPYFTWFGEAKEEITNIKPIPKNMIAGMGIGAFFCILIGVYPDALYSQLPYPVEYHPYDVYHLVEMVQILVFAFIGFWLFRNKFAGTDNILLDFDWFYRKARPATEKIFVTSVDRIYGYAENATLWMAGFLTEKFRDPLVWLHPFTESKQEASKYSHAVEVVMSFILLTFVIFALVYFI, encoded by the coding sequence ATGATCGTTGATTTGATTTTTATACCGGCCGTCGTGATGATCCTCGGAGCGTTTATTCTTCCTCTGCTCCCCGAAAAAACACGATCCTCAGCTTTTTTGGTTTTCCCTTTGATTGCCTTGGTCAGCCTCTGGCAATATCCGAATGATTTTTCTCTATCTTTGCATTTTGGAAGTTATGAACTGATACCCGTCTATGTTGACGGGCTCAGCCGGGTTTTCGCTATTGCTTTTGCTCTTGTTGCCCTTATCGGCGGAGTGTATGCACTGCATCTCAAAGATGTGGGTCAGCAAAGCTCCGCACTTGTTTATGCCGGAGGAGCATTAGGTGTAACTTTAGCCGGAGATTATTTCACATTATTTGTCTTTTGGGAGTTGATGGCCGTTAGTTCCGTTTATTTAATCTGGGCCAGAAAAACCGAAGAGACCGACCGAGCCGGAATGCGTTATTTAATCGTTCACATGTTTGGCGGCGGCCTGCTGATGGCCGGAATCCTATGGCACGTTTCAGAAACCGGTTCACTTTTGGTTGAAAGTTTACCCTACGAATTTACCTGGCCGTCTGTCTTGATGCTGCTTGGAATCGCCGTAAATGCTGCTGTCCCTCCACTACATGCCTGGCTGGCAGATGCGTATCCAAAAGCCACCATTACCGGTGCCATTTTCATGTGTGCCATCACAACAAAATCTGCTGTTTATGTGATGGTTCGCCTATTCCCGGAATGGAGCATTCTTATTTGGGTTGGTGTAATGATGGGAATCTATGGAACCATTTTCGCTCTCATTTCAAACGATATCCGCCAAATTCTTTCTTACTCCATTGTCAGTCAGATTGGTTATATGGTAGCTGGTGTGGGAATTGGTTCCGAAATGGCTTTGAATGCAGCTACCGCCCACGCCGTAAATAATGTGCTGTTCAAATCTCTTCTTTTTATGGGAGCCGGTGCTGTAATCTATGCAACGGGCAGAAGCAAACTCACAGAGCTCGGCGGACTTGCGGGTAAAATGAAAGCCGTTGTAGCTCTCTACCTTGTTGGCGGATTGGCCGTATCGGGCGCACCATTGTTCAACGGGTTTACCAGTAAAACCATGGTTGTCAGTGCCGCAGGTGAAGCTCATCTGGAATGGGTAATGTTACTGCTGACAATCGCGTCCATCGGATCCTTCTTGCACAGCGGATTAAAGCTCCCCTACTTTACATGGTTTGGAGAGGCAAAAGAAGAGATCACCAATATCAAACCCATCCCAAAAAACATGATTGCCGGAATGGGAATCGGAGCGTTTTTCTGTATTCTTATCGGAGTTTATCCCGATGCGCTTTACAGTCAACTGCCATATCCTGTTGAGTATCATCCCTATGATGTTTATCACCTCGTAGAGATGGTTCAGATTCTTGTTTTTGCCTTCATCGGGTTCTGGCTCTTCAGAAACAAATTTGCCGGAACGGATAACATTCTTCTGGATTTTGACTGGTTCTATCGAAAAGCGCGTCCCGCAACCGAGAAAATATTCGTCACAAGTGTGGACAGAATTTATGGTTATGCTGAAAATGCTACGCTTTGGATGGCAGGGTTTCTGACTGAAAAATTCAGAGATCCGTTGGTCTGGCTTCATCCCTTTACGGAATCCAAACAGGAAGCCTCAAAATACAGCCACGCTGTGGAAGTGGTAATGAGTTTTATTCTCCTCACATTCGTGATCTTTGCGTTGGTTTATTTCATATAA
- a CDS encoding hemolysin family protein — translation MGLLLFYLVLAIGVSFLCSILEAVLLSITPSYVAVLEKNESKSGKILRDLKEDIDRPLSAILSLNTIAHTIGAAGVGAQAQVVFGNAYVSLTSVVLTLAILVFSEIIPKTLGATYWKKLSGFAARATKILIILTYPLVLLSKGITNLIASEDKQPSVSREEFSAMAELGHEEGVFEKEESNIFKNLIRFNSLRVKDIMTPRIVVVKYPEKIAIKKVMEDQDKLWVSRIPVFENDEENITGYVLKNDVFLKFSKGEGDKQLKDIRREVLIIPENVSIKTLFARLLESQEHIAVVVDEYGGFSGVVTMEDVVETLLGMEIVDEIDAIDDMQKLAREKWRERAKRLGIPLPGSVKKEEE, via the coding sequence ATGGGATTATTACTCTTTTATTTAGTTTTAGCAATAGGTGTCTCCTTTCTTTGTTCAATTCTGGAGGCTGTATTACTATCCATTACTCCCTCCTATGTTGCCGTTCTGGAAAAGAATGAGAGCAAATCAGGAAAGATTCTTCGGGACCTGAAGGAGGATATTGACCGACCACTTTCCGCTATTTTAAGTCTGAATACCATTGCACACACCATTGGTGCGGCTGGCGTTGGTGCACAGGCACAAGTTGTATTTGGCAATGCTTATGTAAGTCTAACTTCAGTCGTTTTAACATTGGCTATCCTGGTTTTTTCGGAAATCATCCCAAAAACCCTGGGTGCAACCTATTGGAAAAAACTCTCGGGTTTTGCCGCCAGAGCCACAAAAATATTGATTATTTTAACGTATCCTCTTGTACTTCTTTCAAAAGGAATTACCAATCTGATCGCCAGCGAAGACAAACAACCGTCGGTCAGCCGCGAAGAGTTTAGTGCCATGGCTGAACTGGGCCACGAAGAAGGTGTCTTTGAAAAAGAGGAATCCAATATTTTCAAAAATCTCATCCGGTTCAATTCGCTTCGGGTAAAAGACATCATGACACCCAGAATTGTGGTGGTCAAATACCCGGAAAAGATTGCAATAAAAAAAGTAATGGAAGACCAGGATAAGCTGTGGGTTTCGCGCATTCCGGTTTTTGAAAATGACGAAGAAAATATCACGGGATATGTGCTCAAAAACGATGTCTTTTTAAAATTTTCGAAAGGTGAGGGAGATAAACAGCTTAAAGATATCCGGCGTGAAGTGCTCATTATACCCGAAAATGTTTCGATCAAAACACTGTTTGCAAGACTTCTGGAATCACAAGAACATATTGCTGTTGTAGTTGATGAATACGGTGGATTTTCCGGTGTTGTGACGATGGAAGATGTCGTTGAAACTCTCCTGGGAATGGAAATTGTAGATGAAATTGATGCCATTGATGACATGCAAAAACTGGCCAGAGAAAAATGGAGAGAAAGGGCCAAACGCCTGGGAATTCCGCTGCCGGGTTCCGTAAAAAAAGAAGAAGAGTAG
- a CDS encoding NAD(P)H-binding protein, with product MKLLILGASGGCGRWLVKLAAERGHTVRAVVRPETPFETPQEIELIRGNVLDKKVLEEGISGCDVVISALGIKREKPWNPWSDLASPEDLTTRVAKMLVKLMPQNNIARFVGITAAGVRESIHSVNPVLRWLILNSNIRVAYKDLANMESTFEKTPLDWMVVRPVTLKDGAPTGKVEMINHYGLTKSITRGDVAKWMLDSAEQPVPFSAKTPMIG from the coding sequence ATGAAGTTATTGATTCTTGGCGCATCCGGCGGATGTGGACGCTGGCTCGTAAAACTTGCTGCTGAAAGAGGACATACGGTTCGTGCTGTCGTTCGTCCTGAAACACCGTTTGAAACACCGCAAGAAATTGAGCTCATCCGCGGCAATGTGCTAGATAAAAAAGTGTTGGAGGAAGGAATAAGTGGATGTGATGTGGTGATTTCGGCCCTTGGAATCAAACGGGAAAAACCCTGGAACCCATGGTCAGATCTTGCTTCGCCAGAGGATCTGACAACCCGTGTTGCAAAAATGCTGGTAAAACTTATGCCTCAGAATAACATAGCCCGATTCGTCGGCATTACTGCAGCGGGTGTAAGAGAGAGCATCCATTCGGTGAATCCGGTTCTTCGCTGGCTGATCTTAAATAGTAATATAAGAGTAGCTTATAAAGACCTTGCAAACATGGAATCCACTTTTGAGAAAACCCCACTTGATTGGATGGTCGTCCGTCCGGTTACTCTAAAGGATGGAGCGCCAACCGGTAAAGTAGAAATGATAAACCATTATGGGTTGACAAAAAGCATTACCCGCGGCGATGTGGCAAAGTGGATGCTGGATTCAGCGGAACAACCGGTACCGTTTTCTGCCAAAACACCGATGATAGGTTAA
- a CDS encoding GntP family permease, giving the protein MENFQLLAATIIGIVLLLLLVTRFKINAFISLLIASIVVGLGAGMPAVDVLNSMQEGMAGTLGFVATVVGLGAIFGQILEHSGGAESVARTLIRKFGRDKAPWSMVITGFVVAIPVFLDVGFIILVPLIYALSRDTGKSLLYYGIPLLAGLAVTHAFIPPTPGPIAVADILGADLGWVILLGFIVGIPTAIIAGPIFGKYIGNKIHISVPDYVDMEENETKEDTELPPFTLLILIISVPLFLILGNTITQALIDQGVTEPQFWTEFLIFIGHPFSALTIAVLIAMYWLGVRRGTSRDQLSKLSMEAMKPAGVIILITGAGGVFKQVLVNSGVGDMLASGMADLGLPLIVLAWLIAAAVRVTQGSATVAMITAAGILAPIMVSFDISDPQKALIVLAIAAGSTTLSHVNDSGFWLVSRYFGMSEKDTLRSWTMMETIISVVGFALAFGLSFFV; this is encoded by the coding sequence ATGGAAAATTTTCAGCTATTGGCTGCTACCATAATTGGAATCGTTCTGCTACTTTTGTTGGTTACGCGATTCAAGATAAACGCATTTATTTCACTTCTGATCGCCAGCATTGTGGTAGGATTGGGAGCGGGAATGCCGGCCGTTGATGTGCTTAACAGCATGCAGGAAGGAATGGCCGGAACACTCGGGTTTGTAGCAACCGTGGTTGGCCTTGGAGCTATTTTTGGACAGATTCTTGAACATTCCGGCGGAGCAGAATCTGTTGCCCGAACCCTGATTCGAAAATTTGGCCGTGATAAAGCCCCCTGGTCTATGGTTATCACGGGTTTTGTAGTTGCCATACCTGTTTTCCTGGATGTGGGATTCATTATTTTGGTGCCGCTTATTTATGCGTTATCACGAGACACGGGAAAATCACTTCTCTATTACGGTATTCCTTTACTCGCCGGGCTGGCTGTAACCCATGCATTTATTCCTCCAACGCCTGGCCCCATTGCCGTGGCCGATATTCTTGGGGCAGATCTTGGATGGGTTATCTTACTCGGTTTTATTGTTGGAATTCCTACTGCAATTATAGCCGGACCCATTTTCGGTAAATACATCGGAAATAAAATCCATATTTCCGTACCCGATTATGTGGATATGGAAGAGAATGAAACAAAAGAGGATACCGAGCTTCCCCCATTCACTCTCCTTATTCTGATTATTTCTGTACCACTTTTTTTGATTCTGGGGAATACAATTACTCAGGCTTTGATTGATCAAGGTGTAACGGAACCTCAATTTTGGACAGAATTTCTCATCTTCATCGGTCATCCTTTCAGTGCTTTAACCATTGCGGTATTAATTGCCATGTATTGGTTGGGAGTTCGCCGGGGAACCTCACGCGATCAGTTATCAAAACTGAGTATGGAAGCCATGAAACCAGCCGGTGTAATTATTTTAATTACGGGTGCCGGCGGGGTTTTCAAACAGGTTTTAGTGAACAGCGGTGTAGGTGATATGCTCGCAAGCGGCATGGCCGACCTTGGATTGCCGCTAATCGTTTTAGCGTGGTTAATTGCAGCGGCTGTCCGCGTAACTCAGGGCTCCGCTACAGTTGCAATGATTACAGCCGCCGGTATCCTTGCCCCTATCATGGTTTCTTTCGACATCAGCGATCCGCAAAAAGCGCTTATTGTATTGGCTATTGCTGCCGGTTCAACAACGCTTTCTCATGTAAATGATAGTGGTTTCTGGTTGGTCAGCCGTTACTTTGGCATGAGCGAAAAAGACACGCTCCGATCTTGGACCATGATGGAGACAATTATCTCCGTGGTGGGATTTGCACTCGCTTTTGGATTAAGCTTTTTTGTGTGA
- the nuoK gene encoding NADH-quinone oxidoreductase subunit NuoK — protein sequence MIEIDWYLSLSAVLFVIGLVGVLIRRNAIVIFMCVELMLNAVNLTLISFSSYHGDVTGQMLVFFSLAVAAAEAVIGLAIILAIFRNNLSVDITKVNLLRW from the coding sequence ATGATTGAGATTGATTGGTACCTGTCATTAAGTGCGGTTCTGTTTGTGATTGGATTAGTTGGAGTACTCATCCGTAGAAATGCCATTGTGATTTTTATGTGCGTAGAACTAATGCTGAATGCTGTAAATCTTACCCTTATTTCATTCAGTTCTTATCATGGAGATGTAACCGGCCAGATGCTGGTTTTCTTTTCTTTGGCAGTGGCTGCGGCCGAAGCCGTGATTGGCCTGGCCATTATCCTTGCCATTTTCAGAAACAACCTTTCTGTTGATATTACAAAAGTTAATTTGCTGCGCTGGTAA
- a CDS encoding NADH-quinone oxidoreductase subunit J, whose product MDTFTFIFLAVLAIASGLGMVLNKNTVSSALFLVLNMISIAGLYLLLQAQFLALIQILVYAGAIMVLFLFVIMLLNVDDEESLFSKIRMKYISAFLLGVVVLSLVLYSFEGVVDILPEISPDMQTVGTVEALGDVLYTDYLFAFEMTAILLTAAVVGALMIAQFKKNKEGVSE is encoded by the coding sequence ATGGACACGTTCACTTTTATCTTTCTTGCAGTACTGGCCATTGCATCAGGACTGGGAATGGTTTTGAACAAAAACACCGTGAGTAGTGCGCTTTTTCTTGTTCTGAATATGATATCCATTGCCGGCCTTTACCTTCTCTTGCAGGCACAATTCCTTGCACTTATTCAAATTCTTGTCTACGCCGGCGCAATTATGGTTCTGTTCCTTTTTGTGATTATGCTGTTGAATGTTGATGACGAGGAATCCCTTTTTAGTAAAATCAGGATGAAGTATATCTCAGCTTTTTTGCTGGGAGTAGTAGTGCTTAGCTTGGTATTGTACAGTTTTGAAGGAGTTGTTGATATACTCCCGGAAATTTCGCCGGACATGCAAACAGTCGGAACCGTTGAAGCGCTCGGTGACGTACTCTACACCGACTATCTATTTGCATTTGAAATGACAGCCATTTTGTTAACAGCTGCTGTGGTTGGGGCACTCATGATCGCACAATTCAAGAAAAATAAGGAAGGAGTTTCAGAATGA
- a CDS encoding undecaprenyl-diphosphate phosphatase, translating to MDLFEAIFLGILQGITEFLPVSSSGHLVLAQALLGRDLETGITFEIVVHFGSFCSIVLYYRKLIGEIIRDVLKSITPQGLKSGMYKTNSNVKFSLFILVSMIPAMIVGFTMRDAIENLFLNPFFVSCMLLITGTLLFSTKFVKNPEGEMTLFRSLMMGIAQAFAIIPGISRSGSTISVGLFAGIKREEVANFSFLMVLPVLAGAMLLAVMDLMETGIETAAIFVLITGFLASFLSGYLALSYLVALLKREKFFYFSYYCWIVGIVGIVYFL from the coding sequence ATGGATTTATTTGAAGCGATTTTTTTAGGAATTTTACAGGGCATCACAGAATTTTTACCCGTTAGCAGTTCCGGCCATTTGGTATTGGCACAGGCACTTTTGGGCCGTGATCTGGAGACCGGTATTACCTTCGAAATAGTTGTTCATTTCGGCTCATTTTGCAGCATCGTTCTATATTATCGCAAACTGATTGGCGAAATCATACGCGATGTACTGAAAAGTATAACCCCGCAAGGATTGAAATCCGGGATGTACAAAACCAATTCCAATGTAAAATTCAGTCTCTTTATCCTGGTGAGTATGATTCCAGCCATGATTGTTGGATTTACCATGCGTGATGCAATCGAAAACCTGTTTCTGAATCCTTTTTTTGTATCGTGTATGTTATTGATTACCGGCACATTACTGTTCTCAACGAAATTCGTAAAAAATCCGGAAGGGGAGATGACATTATTCCGAAGCCTGATGATGGGAATTGCACAAGCCTTTGCCATCATTCCGGGCATCAGCCGTTCAGGTTCTACAATTTCGGTAGGCCTTTTTGCAGGAATTAAGAGAGAGGAGGTTGCTAATTTTTCTTTCCTGATGGTTCTTCCCGTACTTGCCGGGGCGATGCTGCTTGCTGTCATGGATTTGATGGAAACGGGAATTGAAACGGCTGCGATTTTTGTTTTAATCACAGGTTTCCTGGCGTCATTTCTATCAGGATACCTTGCCTTAAGCTATCTGGTAGCATTATTGAAAAGAGAAAAATTCTTCTACTTTTCTTACTACTGCTGGATCGTTGGCATCGTCGGAATTGTTTATTTTTTATGA
- a CDS encoding AAA family ATPase, translating into MSTTVDMQALGEKIERHSAFIDDIYSELDKIIVGQRYMIDRLLIGLLADGHVLLEGVPGLAKTLTVSSLATVISTKFQRIQFTPDLLPADLIGTLIYNQKEMKFTVKKGPIFSNIVLADEINRSPAKVQSALLESMQERQVTIGEETFKLEAPFLVLATQNPVEQEGTYNLPEAQVDRFMLKLKIGYPSKSEELEIMRRMAKTGKKTELNAVVTPEQILDARKVINEIYVDEKVERYIVDLIFATRNPADYNLPELGDLISFGASPRASINMNLASRAHAFMQHRAYVTPEDVRTITLDILRHRIIPTFEAEAEDITSEDIIKKILSNVQVP; encoded by the coding sequence ATGAGCACAACAGTTGATATGCAGGCACTTGGTGAAAAAATTGAACGCCACAGTGCATTTATCGATGACATTTACAGCGAACTTGATAAGATCATCGTAGGGCAGCGTTATATGATTGACCGCCTTTTGATCGGGCTCCTGGCTGATGGTCATGTTTTACTGGAAGGCGTTCCCGGATTAGCCAAAACCCTGACCGTTTCTTCGCTGGCAACCGTCATCAGCACCAAATTTCAACGCATTCAGTTCACTCCCGATCTCCTCCCGGCCGACCTTATCGGTACTCTCATTTACAATCAAAAGGAGATGAAGTTTACCGTAAAAAAAGGTCCCATTTTTTCTAATATTGTTTTAGCTGATGAGATTAACCGTTCTCCGGCAAAAGTTCAGAGTGCCTTGCTCGAATCCATGCAGGAACGCCAGGTGACCATTGGAGAAGAAACCTTCAAGCTGGAAGCTCCGTTTCTTGTGCTTGCCACTCAAAACCCTGTGGAACAAGAAGGTACATATAACTTGCCTGAAGCCCAGGTGGACCGTTTCATGCTGAAATTAAAAATTGGGTATCCTTCAAAAAGTGAGGAACTCGAGATTATGCGCCGGATGGCAAAAACAGGTAAGAAGACGGAATTGAATGCCGTGGTAACTCCTGAGCAGATCCTCGACGCCCGAAAGGTGATTAATGAGATTTATGTTGATGAAAAAGTAGAGCGTTATATCGTAGATCTTATTTTTGCGACCAGAAATCCAGCTGATTATAATCTGCCCGAACTTGGCGACCTGATTTCATTTGGTGCCTCTCCCCGTGCATCGATCAATATGAATCTTGCATCACGCGCTCATGCTTTTATGCAGCACAGAGCTTACGTAACGCCTGAAGACGTTCGTACAATTACACTCGATATACTTAGGCACAGAATCATTCCAACATTTGAGGCCGAAGCTGAAGACATTACCTCTGAAGACATCATTAAGAAAATTCTGTCGAACGTGCAGGTACCATAG